From the Flavobacterium gyeonganense genome, the window TCCATTGTGATGGTCAAAATATTCGCCCTGATTACACGGAATTGTGGATGGATCATTTGCTGCACCACTAGTTATGGAATCTCCAATAAATTCGATTTTTTTCTTTCTGACTGGAGTTATTGTCATTAATTTGGCTGTAGTTCCGGCAAATAAAACATTGCCCATTGTGGCTTCCGTTCCTTTATAGATAGTTAACGTATGTACTTTTTGACTGGAAGTAACTTTAATTTCAAAAGACTGAACCGGTCCCTTTTCGACTCTTACTTTTCCCATATACTGCCCATCAAGTTCTAACACCACATAATTATGATGTTCCCACGAATCAATACTTTGGAGTAAAACAGAACATTTTTCGCCTGAAAAATTAAACGATACCGAAGCTGCAGTCCCGATCAGAACAGCTTTATTATCCTGCAGTACATCTACTCTTCCGGCATATAAAAAGGTTTTTACTTTAGTTTGCGAAATCGACATTACGGAAATCAGCAAAAACAAAATTAAATAAGGTATTTTTTTGATAAACATAATTTATTCGTTAAAATATAAATACATTTCACAAATATATCCGAATTACATTTTACAGAAAGATACTAAAATATCAAAAAGCAATAAAAAAATACCAAAAACGTTTATTAAATCAGCCTCTTTTTGCTATTCTAAACAAACACTTTACCTTTATAAACTAATATTTATCTGCCCGCTCACATGAAAACTACTATTCCCACCCTGTTTCTTTTGCTTACTATTTTATTTTCTTCTTTTACTTTAAAAAAAGACAACAAAACACAATCTGATTCGGTTAAAAAATCCAGACTGAAATTGAACGGGATTCTGTCATCTCGTATGCAAAAAAATATTTAGGAACACGATATTTGTATGCAAGCAGCAATCCAGACAAAGGATTTGACTGTTCGGGTTTTGTATCTTACGTTTTCAAAAATTTTGGTTTGACCTTACCCAGAAGTTCTGGTGGTTATAAAAATGTGGGCAAGACCTTAAAACCTGATGAATTTAAAGTTGGGGATGTATTAGTATTTTATGGTTACAAGGACAAAAGTGTAATAGGTCACGTTGGCATCATTTGCGAAGCCAACGGAATGCAATCGAAATTTATACACGCTTCATCCGGAAAAGCCCAAAAAGTGACTATCACAGCACTTGATGAAGAACATTACACCAAACGTTTTTATAAATGTGTTGATGTTTTGTCTGAATAATTTGTTACAACCCGAGGTGACTTTAGAAAATAAGCTAAGAATTAGCAAAATATTTTTTTCACGCAGATTTAAACAGATTTTTTATGGACATGCCAAAAAACTAATTAAATCTGCTGTAATCTGCGTGAAAAATTAACGTAGCTGCCTTATTTACTCTTCCGTCAATAACTTAATC encodes:
- a CDS encoding C40 family peptidase: MYASSNPDKGFDCSGFVSYVFKNFGLTLPRSSGGYKNVGKTLKPDEFKVGDVLVFYGYKDKSVIGHVGIICEANGMQSKFIHASSGKAQKVTITALDEEHYTKRFYKCVDVLSE